The segment AAGCGCCTTGGTCATTTCATTGATTTTCTCAGGCCCGCCCGAAAAGAGGTTAAGCATTCCTGACGCTGCCTCCACGCCAAATATCGCAGCTGCGTATTGGACTTTTTGAGTCTGGGTTAGTTTTTTCGTGGATTTACCCCACTCCTCAGATAACTGGGCCATACTCTTAAATTTCTTGTTTTTATCGACGACGGAAATACCTAATTTATCGAGGGCTTTTTTAGCTTCCTTAGGCGGCTTCGCTAAGCGACTCAAAGCCATCCGCAAGGAAGTTCCCGCTTGCTCCCCACTTAACCCTTTATCGACCAATATACCAGTACTGGCGGCCAACTCTTCAAGGGTAATTCCAAGTGTCTTAGCCACTGGTGCAGCATACTTAAACGAATAGCCAAGATCCGCAACCCCGGCGGCCGTTCTATTTGCGCTCATCGCCATTACGTCTGCGACATGATTTGCTTTTCCGGCTTGCAATTCAAAAGCATTCAATGCAGATGTTACAACTTCTGAGGTTAGACCCAAATCTTCTCCTGATGCCTCAGCTGCCGCAATGATTCCTGGCATGGCACTGAGAATTTTATTTGTATTAAAACCTTTTGCTGCAAGCTCATCCATGGCGACAGCGACTTGAGAAGAGGAAAGACTGGTTTCAGCACCTAAATATAAAGCCGATTCTCTCAGCTTATCCATTTCCGCTCTTGAGGCTTCTGCTTTAACTCCAACCTTTGTCATTTGCGATTCGAAATCACCGGCTTCATTCAGGGAGTTATATGCAAGTCCTGTTGCTACAGCCGCCGTCCCTACCGCGGCTATACCAGCTGCATGTCTTACCTTTGTCGCACCTTCACTAAAAGTCGTTTTCAGTGAACCTACCCGCTTCTGGGCCCTTTCCAGCCGTCCGAGTTCCCGTGTAAGCCGTTCTGTAGAGGTCCTAAACTGGTCTTCACTTATTTTCCCCTGCCTGAATTCTCTCCCAAGTTGATCTAAAGTCTTTTGGGTTTGTCTTGTTTCATTTTTCAGTCCAGTCAGGCTTGTTTTTGCACTGGAGAATGCATTGGAGAAAGACCTGGCCAGGTTTCCTCCAATCACAAAACGCATTTCATATGATTTAGCCATTGGATTCTACCTCCTCGGCCAGGGCTTCCTTCCATGCTTCAAGTTCCCTGATAGTTTTTGTCTCCCAGAATTCAATGCTGGTATAGCTGCTGGCCGCTAATTTGAAGAGGATTCTACGGAACTCGTTTGCTCCTCCGCATTCCCCGACAATCCCAGCAAAAAATTTCTCACACTAAAAGTAACCTCAAGAAAATCAGGTGCAGACAACTTTTTAAGATCGTCTACAATAATTCCAGAAGCCTTGGATGCCATTTTCAATAGCGCGTTTTGGTTAAAGACATCATCAAGACCGCGGGGGTTGCCCTCAGCCCTCAATTCTAAATCGACTTTAAGAATGTCTTCGCCTGTCAGGTCTTCTAATTTCAAATCAAGAGTTTCTATTTTTACGCCATCAAGAGTGATAGGCTTTACCAGGTTCACTTCCACTTGTAATCCCTACTTTCCTAAAGCTTTTCTAATTTCGGCCATATAGTCAGTACCGTTAACTTTGTAGATATAGTTAACTTTATCCAATTCAACTAGGACTTTTCCGTCATACTCAACCTTTAAGTACAAAACTTCAATTTCGGTCGATCCTTCATAAGGCGAGTTCTTTGCAGCCTTGCCAAGATCATTCTTCGTTTTAGGCCCTTTGACCAAGACGCGGCTAGCTTTGAACTGTTGCTTACCGAGTTTTTGATCATACATTTGATTGGCTAGCCGGCAGTCGATACTAATAGGACCTGGCTTTAGAAACTCTACCAATTCGTTTGTGATTGTTTTCCAGTTAATAGTGAATTTCATACTCTGGAAATGTCCAAAGTTCGGAGATTCATATTCGCCGGCGATGCCGGCTCCACTAACTGTTTCTGTCATTGCATCTAAAGAAGGGAGCTGCAGATCTGCAACTCCCAACAAGTCTGGCATGCCATTGGCAAAAACCCTAAAATCATTTAATTTTTCAGGTATTAGACCCATTATTTAGGCTCCTTTCTTATTG is part of the Bacillus sp. B-jedd genome and harbors:
- a CDS encoding phage tail assembly protein, with product MEVNLVKPITLDGVKIETLDLKLEDLTGEDILKVDLELRAEGNPRGLDDVFNQNALLKMASKASGIIVDDLKKLSAPDFLEVTFSVRNFLLGLSGNAEEQTSSVESSSN
- a CDS encoding phage major tail tube protein, whose protein sequence is MGLIPEKLNDFRVFANGMPDLLGVADLQLPSLDAMTETVSGAGIAGEYESPNFGHFQSMKFTINWKTITNELVEFLKPGPISIDCRLANQMYDQKLGKQQFKASRVLVKGPKTKNDLGKAAKNSPYEGSTEIEVLYLKVEYDGKVLVELDKVNYIYKVNGTDYMAEIRKALGK